CTGTTTATGGAGTTTTACCGCCCCATTACAACTTGTGACCAGTTACATTAACCGTCGTTTTGCTGTCATTGCGGCTGTTTATGGAGTTTTACCGCCCCATTACAACTTGTGACCAGTTACATTTACCGTCGTTTTGCTGTCTCCATGAAATGCCGACTTGACAAACATTGCCCCGACAGCAAAGCCTATGGTACCGTCGACATCAGACACGCACTCTCGCCATTTCTCATCACGACCACTCGTACCTGCCGAGGAAAGAAATACACATACAATAAGActtccctcagcggacacctcatTTAGACTCTTAACAGTACACCCACTCCATTTGGGACAgctgttttcaccccaaatggtttgtttatatgcaatttgacctctgaaaTCAGGTGAACTGccaattaaagggacaatatagccagcagctaggcagggaagataaatgtacacaaagtcgccaatagggtctctcacatctcacagtatgtcgaagtGATTCAcgtttgtatgaggaatatatttagtgctgaatctgacacgACCTAGGGCCCTCACTGTATGTtaatcacctgaagatggccaaattagcccctctgctcctgcctatagtccccctttaaggacaGGATTTGACAATCGGTAGGAAGGTATCACATTACACGCTTTTTTATGCGTAAAATTCAGGAACATTTGACCATGTGCCGGTATAACTTCTAGATCAGCCACTTCTGTGAAACTCCCTTGTCAAGCTGCACCATAAATCCTCAATGGCCGAGTCGAACCTAGGGGTTTCGTGGGAATTTTTAGCTGGAAGTGGTGAAAACAATTCGGGATCCTGTTGATAGTTTACCTGAAAATGCCTTTTTGAATACTTGTTCAACTTCCTCGAAGTCTTTGCTGAGAAAACTGTCCAGCGACTTGGCAACGTGCCACATACTGTACACGTTTAATGTCCTAGAACGAAGATTTGGATGCGTTAGCCAGCAAGAATGTGCAACCACTCCAATAGGTGGCAGCAGATATCTCTCAATACACAGCTCTGCTCGTCAAAACTAAACATGGCCAGCAACTTTAAAAGCCCACATCATTTTCGATTATTGTATTTTCTCGTGGCTCAGGTAAACAGAAATACACATTGATGTTATGTAGTTATCTACTGTACATGcacatttgctgaaatttggcatTTATGGTTTTTGTATGTAATCTCTCTTTTGAGATGAGCAATATTactctttaaagggacaacttggacatgagatatgttggcGTTTCAtaagaaaatggcttccagcagcatCTGCAAAGGTGAAAGCAAGAAGAATCTTTGAACACTGTGATaaacaatgaaacaaaacaaGCTGTAACCAAAAGGCCCGCCTGATATTCACAAGCCATCTCTAAAACTGCCTCAGCAAGGCTGGCTAAAATCATTGTTAGACATCAGCATTAGTTTGATACTACTGGTGGCGGTGAATGGTGGCAAGCCAGGGAATTATCCTCCAGACAAAGTAAATTCCACAcccgagttgtccctttaagagcaTGCAGATTGACATGATCACTTCGTCATCACTGCACTCACGTTTTCCCTGCATCCGTCGCCAGCATGTCCATTACTATGGCCGACATGTTTGACATGAAACCTGGGACGGCGACGACCACCTCTTCATCCTCGGTAATCTGGATACCAGCCAGACCGAACATCGTGTTGAGGTATTTCTTCCACTCAAACTGAAAACAAAGTGACAACTGTATACTCCATTTTAGCGAAATTCACATCAAAATGTGTCATAACATGAACATCAACAGTCAGAAAATTAGACCTACTTATCTATAATACAATCATTGGTAAATCCATCCATTTGCAGTATTTGACTGGAGATGACCTTACGACAGGGGATATCAAAATGGCTCCCAAATGTGGCAGAGTCAGAAACGTGACTACTCTATGATGTGACTGGAGATGACCTTACCACAGGGGATATCAAAATGGCTCCCAAATGTGGCAGAGTCAGAAACGTGACGGCCCTGTGAGATGACTGGAGATGACCTTACCACAGGGGCTATTAAAAAGGCTCCAAAATGTGGCAGGGTCAGAAACGTGACGGCCCAGTGAGATGACTGGAGATGACCTTACCACAGGGGATATCAAAATGGCTCCCAAATGTGGCAGAGTCAGAAACGTGACTGCTCTATGATGTGACTGGATATTACCGTACCACAGGGGCTATCAAAAAGGCTCTCAAGTGTGGTGGAGTCAGAAACGTGACTGCTCTATGATGTGAATGGAGTTTACCTTACCACAGGGGCGATTAAAAAGGCTCGCAAATGTGGCAGAGTCAGAAACGTAACTACTCTATGATGTGAATGGAGTTTACCTTAACACAGGGGATATCAAAATGGCTCCCAAATGTGGCAGAGTCAGAAACGTGACTACTCTATGATGTGACTGGAGATTACCTTAACACAGGGAATATCAAAATGGCTCCCAAATGTGGCAGAGTCAGAAACGTGACTGCTCTATGATGTGACTGGAGATTACCGCACCACAGGGGATACCAAAATGGCTCCCAAATGAGGCAGAGTCAGAAACATGACGGCCCTGTGTGATGACTGGAGATGACCTTACCACAGGGGATATCAAAATGGCTCCCAAATGTGGCAGAGTCAGAAACATGACTGGAGATGACCTTACCGCAGGGGCTATTTTCTGTAAATTGGCGACCGTCATTTTGTTGTAGAGTTTCTCCTCATCCCGTCGGTCAGCCTGTGGGACTGTTATCTGAAACGATGATTTAAAATTTTAGCCTCAGGAGACCTGAGTGCGGCTTTTTTTGGCTCAGATGATAGAAATGACCTGATACAACCCTCTTGATTGATAGTTGACTTGAGAATCTGGACAAATCCAGCTATCTTTCACGAATGAGACTATAgtctattttcaaatttcaaagtcaCTCACTTCAGCTATCCTGGCCTCAAAATCGATCATATCTCTAAACAGTGGTTCTGTTATATTCCGTATGGGGGCGCCTAGTAAGCCGCTAATTCCAACCATGTAGTCCAAATATGCGGCTAAGATCTTGTCGTCATCGATGGTCTTGTTGATGTAATAATCACGACTAGGCAAACCTAGGCCACTCTGGTCAATCTGCAAGAACGATGGCatattttaaaggggtacgcggCGATCCCACATTACTCTGGTACTAGCCAAGTTACACTGGCTGCCTGTGCGCGAGCGTATGATTTTCAAACTACTCCTCCTGACCTTCAAAGCATACCACCGGCTTGCACCAATTTACCTGAACGATCTCATCCAACTTTACGTGCCTCCTCGTTACCTTCGCTCTGAATCTCAGGACCTTCTCACTTGAAGGAAATACagattgaaaatatttggaggtcgagcattcgccactttagcacctcaactgtggaactctctttcCCCCACCTTGAGAGCTACATCGGATGTCTCAACCTTTCGCAAAgaactcaagacccttcttttcaatagagctcaccagcgccggtgaacatttgtttcaagtgatacaggcgctttacaaataacaatttattattattattattattacgccgttcgtaattactggtggtccaggaaaatagaactgcagttatacacaatgccgtagtgcagttattgtgcagaggaatttgctgaaacttggtatttaaaggggtacactgtttgtaattacttaaataataataaaattaaaataaattgGTACAGTTAAAATcttaaatagaaatccattaATACACAATGCAATAGAGCAGTTATTATGAACACAAATTTATTTAAACtttgtattcatagtatttgtatatcagcctacacaacggcaatgttcaaatttatattttgtacgtatttccgcaattgcacatttttaaattcaattacaaattcaaaatttttaacgaacggcgttggCCTTTAAGGTATTTCTATACAATGTATAGAATGCTGAAATTTGTATTGAGtccgtatttacacaatttgaaattttcaaattcaattacaaatgtcaAACTTTTAatgaacggtgtaggcctttaaacccttttgaaaaatatcattataatAATGAGAAAGTAGTGTGAAGAATAACTTGAAAGctaaaaatgtcatcaagtATCTTGTAAAAATTTTGAATCGGGAGAGCCCGGAAAGGGTTAATATGATTGAGTGTATCATATCATTAGCCATGGGAATAAATCAGATTACTTGTAGACTCTTGTGATATTTTTCGCCGTACATCATCGCCAAGGACCGTTCCATCCTAATTGATCAAACGCCCCAGTAGATTTATGCATAGAATACGACAGAAAATGCATCACAGATTCTACACTTTTGGGTTGGAATTGCTTTCCCCATCAAACGCAATGTACATACGTTCGAAAGATTAGTTAATGGTATCAGCGTATTCATATCCTAAAGGCTCATTCAATCTGTGAAGTAAGACGCAGTCGATCGCACTGATGGCTTATCAAAGATGCTGTTAATAGAAAATGCAATCTCGTGGAAAGTCTAATGCTGCACAAAATGAAAGTGCCTTGATAATTTTGTTTGTGGACTTCCgtgttattttgatgatttcggAAGAAAATATGCATATTTAATTTTTCAATCGTCTGACTCAGTTTTGTTGACCTTCTGTTGCAGTGTCCTTTTTAATTTAACTTCGCCGTGCTGTTGGTGATGACGGATGTTTAAGTCGCAGACAAGTGATTGTTATCATCGCATATTGCGGGGGTGTTGGAGGGGGTGTGAAATGCTGGTGCTAAATATGTTAAAGCCAAGATACACCCACTGGAAATCGCGGGAATTCGTCATTTGTGAGAGCTACTACACTAAATTCATATCACTTTTTCAAGGCCGAAATGGCCTTCAAACAGGTTGAAATATAAACGATATCTTGTTTATATCCTTGCTAACCAATTCCACCCCTCGGATACATGCTATCCCTAAACCAACACTACTACGACCAGAATCCCGATGAATACATATTCTAAACAGGCCTACTGCATATATGTATCACTATGCAATAGCTATCAATACACATGCTAGAGATGCAACCCCGACAATGATATGTTAATCTGTACATAGGGGGACACCCTAaactaagagccaagagccaatacTCTATTTAAGAGCCAAGTGCCGCTAGGAAAGCCATAGGCAAAGGAAAAATACAGgcaaatgaatataattattatctttgggaggCCGAGACCCATAGGTGCTAATaaataaagttttttgtaaccgtttatgacgttgtaagacatcgccacctggataggggttgtctgcagcctggatttttttatcatactatCGTTACGCCGTCTGTACAATACGGTGTACATTGTGCCTGCACTTCATGCACTCTGTACAGTCAGACGTACGCCTATCTGTCCTGTAAAAAAAAGGTGatcgtggctcttggctcttagttTAGGGTATCCCGTACATAGGAGCATTAGCATTGGTTTGGAACAGGCCCAGAATACCAGGTTCGCGGAGATTTAAAATAGGCCCAGCATACCAGGTTCGCGGAGATTTAAAATAAGTTTGCTCGAAGGGTGACATCTGgcgtttttaaaaagaaacttTTACTTGCCAGGCTACGGCACATTACGTGATATTTTGTcactgcctatattgtccctttaggctgggttcacatagaactatacggtattcggtatacgttattcgatatacgctattcggtattcgctatacgctatacgggcacggccagtcacatagggtagcatgcgtgcggtattccgtcttttggcgccgatcagatggacagttcagacgaagaagatttggctcttctcctcttagccgaggatgaagatgaccaggcacaaagaccaaagaaagaaacaagttcgctatatgttaattaaaagaatcatttagttgattagtaataaaacatgtaatgaaggcctgtacttagaaaCTGCAATataatgagtaaaaatgagtactattgtttctaacttatcctatagtatgcaataaatcgtttaataattgtgatagataacattaaaatgcatgttcttaccaagtcctctggtcacttctaaacagggtggtatacgctgcacgaaaatcgaacgcgcacgattcccactatactatactatacgcaggtatacgaccttttcgaatagtgccctctgatgtgacccggtattgtgaaatttccttgttcgatttcaggtacccgcgtgccctggcaaaacgtgcaccgaatacccgaatagtatagttctatgtgaacccagccttaaGAAGAATCATAACAATAAGTACCTGAATGATATTCCTAGAAGAATTTTTATCATCCATCCCAACAAACATCCCAAAAAATGTCCCTAGACCATAATTTGAATGCGTCTGTTCCAAGGAGGAGTGAAAATTCCATGTTTTCACGTCGAAGTTTTCGTCGTTGACTGCCCAGCCCCCGACCTTCTTGATGATGTCGATGAGAGGTTCGGCACCCAGCTTTTCTTTCACACCTCCTTCGTCCATACATGATTGGTAATACAGCTTGGCCTTTCTCTCCGCGGAGCTCGTTGAGGCATTGAGGGGTGTCTCTGAAACACAAAGGTAAGGAATATATCAGTGGTACTAAAACCTAATTGGATAAACCAGTTTCAATTCAACAGAAATTAGCACCAGCAATCACGACTTAAAGGTATACACCGCTcgataaaaatttgaaatttgtaatctaatttgaaaatttctcatTTCGTGACTACACATTGAATATAACATTCAACTTACGGTTATGTAGACAAATATGCAAATACTATTTACCTAGTTTTAGCAAAGTTGTACGCAAGATGCCCCAAAGCattgcgtatatatatatatatttctgtTTTTTCTGACCACGATTAAATACatcggcgtacccctttaagtagTTCACGCTCCAGAGCACTAAACAACGAAGACAACAGatttatgaatggactataCACAATCCCACCCACCAAGACCAGAACGTGGTAATACCGAATTACCGGTCTTACAACGACTCcgagttaccatggtaacgcaCGCTGAAGGCAGCAAAATACTTTTCGCCAAATCAGGTCTGCAATCAAACAGATGTCTAGTTACATAAATATCATTCATTTTTAAGACCTCGTTATCCTGGAACATCAGGAGGAATCTAATCCTGTTGTTATTTCTAAAATTGATTGCGATTTTGAATGCGATTTTTCTCTAATTATTTGAACGATGTCGTAGATTACACAAGTGATGATTTTGTGTTCGTAGTCCTGCTTGTCAGCTGAAATAAAGGAGTTATCTAACGGTACTGGTTGCGGTAAAATGAAGTAGAGTTTGCGGTATGAAGACTAACGCTAATTCATTTCAAATCCCAACATGCTTTGATCGTTGTATTCCTATTTAAGTGCTACATCAACATCTGATGCAATAGTGAAAATGGATGGAgctgcagtggaacctctctgtgaaggacaccctcgggactgacaagtgctgtccttgttagagaggtgtcctgattagagaggtcaaaatgaatgtaaatgaactatttgggaccgaaactagtgtccttaatagagagggtgtccttagtagagaggtgtctgctaagggaggttctactgtaattgcatttggttttctgtattgtataaagtgttaggtacacttttgaaatcgtcttacagcagaaaatggcaaaaaaacctggagttatggcctttaattcCGGAATGAGTTGGGCAGTCAAGGGGGATGGGAATTTGCAGCGGTTTCAGAATGTATTTGGCACTAAAAGAGTTAAAAAGCTGCATCCTTTGACCATTGAGCAAAGGCTCGAAACATTAACTAAGCTAAATGCCTTCCCCGCTAACATACCTATCTCAGCTAATGAAATAAACTAatatatccagaagtattaaggtagcaggaagggttgggcgtttgtggtttctgagtctgagggggttggtgtctgttgactgtgctttaagagagactaggcatggcgccagtctctcttaaagcactgtcaacaggcatttggtctcagtatttgggttttgattgccatgactgtacccctgtaaaagtcagtggaggagaagtttggaatgatgaaagcattgaagaaaaagaaatgttattattgaggaaagcaaaatttattatgagactagaaggcagtgtcctgacttgattattttgaaaatggcggtctgaacacattaaaaggtggaacatggcattttatcgactttgaagtgttccgcagttaaagggagactataggcagcagctaggtaggcaagataaagtcatacaaatttgccaataggggtcagtcatatctctaggcatggcgccagtctctcttaaagcacagtcaacaggcatttggtcttagtatttgggtaagtacagaatcaaggcagctcagagagcaatgattgaacgatgctgtggacaagtccaaggatactgcatcagtcacgaccaacttctcatcagaaagcgtcaccaccagcatattcaatgttaagttccaacctgtaccagtccaatgcacgcctgtcatggtcagcagtggtcagcttagcgcgatatggaacattcttccgaaactcaagcgagggaagtctgctcattagcctatctcgcgcactgctccttcttgtcaaacatcgtagtgaaatcgtggtacagtggggcgtcctcgaggattgcagctggtcggacagacgtgaggtggaatgtgggcggctgcacttcttcgttgatgtgcgatggcagatagcacagttgttgcgttgcatgacagctgaaagtgaatgtgatatcatagaactgaggcgtttgcaatgagactataggcgaagtagaagcaaggagtgaaatgggccatcttccagtgactaatatacagagtaagggcactgggtgttgttagattcagcattgaatgtattcctcgtacaagcgtgaatagtgtggacatacagtgagaggtgagagacccctattgactacttcttgtaactttatcttggatattatattagtattgaacttctagccatggaatatgaagaaattgaagttgtacttgtaggcatggaatatgaaaaattattcaacggtgaaagacattattccatgaggctttgccgtgatcgcaaaggacgcgacgtgattggttcacatgctaatgaggtatgataatgataattacctctataatgctacttggatagcgactgtgtcgttgactgcaacagtggtcaatgtcaatgtgtgcctgtaatgtcaatgaagtatgatgaggtgatgacgatagtgcaattattaaatattggcaagagatcatactgcaacataggtcttgtttttgacagatgactgtgcgacattcccattgggtcttgttagagtcagcgctgcatgtattccttacaagcttgaatagttgtgaccgACTTTGaagggtgagagacccctatcggctacttcgtctaactttatcttgcctacctagctgctagcaatagtgcccctttatcaagactgaaacccactgtgcggggctaagaaattacctttataatcctagttggataaccactg
The sequence above is a segment of the Lineus longissimus chromosome 12, tnLinLong1.2, whole genome shotgun sequence genome. Coding sequences within it:
- the LOC135497091 gene encoding endothelin-converting enzyme homolog isoform X2, producing MDEGGVKEKLGAEPLIDIIKKVGGWAVNDENFDVKTWNFHSSLEQTHSNYGLGTFFGMFVGMDDKNSSRNIIQIDQSGLGLPSRDYYINKTIDDDKILAAYLDYMVGISGLLGAPIRNITEPLFRDMIDFEARIAEITVPQADRRDEEKLYNKMTVANLQKIAPAFEWKKYLNTMFGLAGIQITEDEEVVVAVPGFMSNMSAIVMDMLATDAGKTTLNVYSMWHVAKSLDSFLSKDFEEVEQVFKKAFSGTSGRDEKWRECVSDVDGTIGFAVGAMFVKSAFHGDSKTTAEEMVKLIKMSFKKNLPNLSWMDAETIRKADEKVDGVVDMIGFPDYILNQTALDERYAGVRIEDNEYFDNNLRTIQFDIIRELKRLRKKPDKKRWSMTPPTINAYYAPTKNMIVFPAGILQMPFYDKDYPKSLNFGGIGVVVGHELSHGFDDQGREYDKNGNLHPWWNKDVIARFKERTKCMKEQYSSYTINGEHINGQQTVGENIADNGGLKAAYSVWCSIATKETYHLQLVSDAHTPAQYRVIGSLSNSKEFAQHYSCPSGTPMNPVKKCEVW